The genomic window GACCACCAGGTCTGCAGCCTCGTTCCAGCCCAGGTGGCGCAGCATCATCTCGGCGGACAGGATCAGGGAGCCCGGGTTTACCTTGTCCTGACCAGCGTACTTCGGTGCAGTACCGTGAGTCGCCTCGAACAGCGCAACCTCGTCAGACAGGTTTGCACCCGGAGCAATACCGATACCACCGACCTGGGCCGCCAGGGCGTCAGACAGGTAGTCGCCGTTCAGGTTCAGGGTGGCGATCACGTCGTATTCCGCCGGACGCAGCAGGATCTGCTGCAGCATGGCGTCGGCAATTACGTCTTTCACAACGATTTCTTTGCCAGTTTTCGGGTTCTTGAAGCTGCACCAGGGGCCGCCATCAATCGGCTGGGCGCCAAACTCTTCGCGAGCCAGCTCATAACCCCAGTCGGCGAATGCGCCTTCGGTGAACTTCATGATGTTGCCCTTGTGCACCAGGGTCAGCGAGTCGCGGTCCTGATCGATGGTGTACTGCAGAGCCTTGCGCACCAGGCGCTTGGTGCCCTCTTCGGAAACCGGCTTTACACCGATACCGCAGTTCTCCGGGAAGCGGATTTTCTTAACGCCCATCTCGTCCTGCAGGAACTTGATGACTTTGGTCGCTTCTTCGGTGCCAGCCTTCCATTCGATACCGGCATAGATGTCTTCGGAGTTCTCGCGGAAGATCACCATGTCTACCTTGTTCGGCTCCTTGACCGGAGAAGGAACACCGGTGAACCAGCGAACCGGACGCTGGCAGACATACAGGTCCAGCTCCTGGCGCAGGGCTACGTTCAGGGAACGGAAGCCGCCGCCAACCGGAGTCGTCAGCGGGCCCTTGATGCCCACGGAGTACTCTTTCAGCGCTTCGAGAGTTTCAGCGGGGAACCAGTCGCCAGCATAGGTTTCTGCAGCTTTTTCACCGCAGTAAACTTCCATCCAGGAGATGGCTTTCTCGCCACCGAACGCTTTCTCTACTGCAGCGTCGATCACCTTGCGCATTACCGGGGTGATATCCACGCCGATACCGTCACCTTCAATGAACGGAACGATGGGACGATTCGGAACGGTCAGCGAACCGTCGGAATTGACTGTGACTTTCTGGCCGTCTGCCGGCACCTGGATATGACCCATATTGCTTAAACTCCCAAAACTCTGTGACTTTTTAGGTCGGGTGTTGCTTACCCTTTTCCCCTGACCCTACGGGGGCGGGATGGAAAAAACGGCGGGATTATAACAGCATCCACCCGTTTTTGTAGTTGAATTACAATGCCTTAGCACCGGACGCCGCGTTAAATGCCGCCCGACACAAGCAATTTATGACGATTGATGTCACAACTTGGAGCAGTATTTGAGCAAGCTCATCCTCCTCAACAAGCCCTATGGCGTGTTAAGTCAATTTACGGACAACAATGGGAGGCCTACCCTCGCGGACCTCGTCGACGTCCCCGGGGTTTATCCAGCGGGGAGGCTCGACTTTGACTCGGAGGGCCTGCTCCTTCTCACGGATGACGGGCGCCTCCAGCACCAGATTAGCCATCCCCACAAAAAGCTGCCGAAAAGCTACTGGGTGCAAGTGGAGGGGCGGGTCACGGAAGAGGCGCTTGGCAAGCTGCGTCAGGGTGTGGTGCTCAAGGATGGCCTGACCGCGCCAGCCAAGGCGAGCAGGCTTCCATCTCCGTCCGTCTGGCCACGCACGCCACCCGTTCGCGAGCGAAAGAATATCCCCACTTCCTGGCTTCAGCTAACCATCACGGAAGGCCGCAACCGGCAGGTGCGCCGCATGTCTGCAGCTGTGGGGTTCCCTACCCTGCGGCTGATACGGGTGGCCATTGGCAGCTGGCGCCTGGGGGAACTGAGACCGGGTGAATTCTCAGTCACC from Microbulbifer aggregans includes these protein-coding regions:
- the icd gene encoding NADP-dependent isocitrate dehydrogenase, which encodes MGHIQVPADGQKVTVNSDGSLTVPNRPIVPFIEGDGIGVDITPVMRKVIDAAVEKAFGGEKAISWMEVYCGEKAAETYAGDWFPAETLEALKEYSVGIKGPLTTPVGGGFRSLNVALRQELDLYVCQRPVRWFTGVPSPVKEPNKVDMVIFRENSEDIYAGIEWKAGTEEATKVIKFLQDEMGVKKIRFPENCGIGVKPVSEEGTKRLVRKALQYTIDQDRDSLTLVHKGNIMKFTEGAFADWGYELAREEFGAQPIDGGPWCSFKNPKTGKEIVVKDVIADAMLQQILLRPAEYDVIATLNLNGDYLSDALAAQVGGIGIAPGANLSDEVALFEATHGTAPKYAGQDKVNPGSLILSAEMMLRHLGWNEAADLVVKGMEGAIEAKTVTYDFERLMDGADLKSCSEFGDEVIKHMA
- a CDS encoding rRNA large subunit pseudouridine synthase E — its product is MSKLILLNKPYGVLSQFTDNNGRPTLADLVDVPGVYPAGRLDFDSEGLLLLTDDGRLQHQISHPHKKLPKSYWVQVEGRVTEEALGKLRQGVVLKDGLTAPAKASRLPSPSVWPRTPPVRERKNIPTSWLQLTITEGRNRQVRRMSAAVGFPTLRLIRVAIGSWRLGELRPGEFSVTEVHAAPEAGRRSNVRRRTRHR